The Sphingomonas sanguinis nucleotide sequence GCTCGGTATCGCGGTCGATCCGGCGATAGCGGAGATTACCCGGCACCTGCGCATCGGAGGCGCCCGCCACCGTGCCCGGCTGATACCAGTTCTTGATGAACAGATAGTCGCCGCGATCCTTCAGCTTCTGATAGCCGACGTCCAGCATGACGCCGATCGTGTCGTCGGCGAAGCGCTTGATATAGGCGGCGTTGACCTTGGGCGTCGCGGCCTTGCGATAGTCGGAATAATAGCCCTTGATGCCCGCGATGAAGCTGGGGCCCTTATACGCCAGCGGCTTGACCGTATCGATGTTGACGGTGCCCGCCAGGCCGCCCGTGTCCATGTCGGCGGTGGGCGACTTGATGACCTGGATCGCGCTCGCCAGGTCGGTCTGGATGATGTCGTAGCGGAAGCCGTCCTTAAAGTCGGCGCTGGCGAAGGTCTGGCCGTTGATCGTGGTGCGCGCATATTGCGGGCCCAGGCCACGGATGCTGATCGTCGAGCCGCGACCGTTGATGTTGGACATCTGGACGCCCGCGATACGCTGGATCGCCTCGGTGATGTTCTGGGCGGGGAACTTGCCGATATCCTCCGACGAGATGCCGTCGGTGATGCGGATGTCGTTGCGCTTGGCGGCGAGGGCGGAGGCGATGCTCTGGCGATAGCCGGTGACGGTGATCTCGTTCTGGGCATCGGCCCCGGCAGTATCGGTCTGCGGCGTCGCCTGCGCGGCATCGGCGGCGGCGGCGATGCTCGTAGTCGAGGCGGCGGCGGGGTCGCTGGTCTGTGCCATGGCGGGCGCGGCGATCATCGCCGAGGCGGCCCAGGCCGCGGTAAAGGCGGTCGTCTGAAGCAGGCGTTTGCGCCGGAGACGCGACGCGTCGTGGCACGGTGACATGGTCATGCTCTTTCCCTCCCTCTGATCCCCGCGCGGGCACATCGCGCCGGGCTTCCCCGAGACTTTGCCGGAAAGGACATCGGCGGCCGGCGGAAAGCAGGGGGCGTCGGCAGCCGGAACGGGGTGAGCGTTCACGGACCGGGGTCGGCCGTCTCATCTGCTGCGTCGGGACGCGGAGCCTGTCCGAAGTCCATCGTCATGATAGCCGCCCGACCTTTGGGTCGTGTGCGGCGACTATGCCGATAGACCGAATATTTCTTCCTGCATCACGGTGTTGTAATCTTATGGTATTATCGGTGACATGGAATGGTCATGCCTGTCAACGGGGGGCAAAGGGGTTTCACACAGAAATTGGTCAGAACAATGCCTGGCTGAAAAGAATCCATGAAATTCAAAGGCTTGAAATCATGAATATTTTGTCATGCTCCGTCGAAGCACGACAACACAGCAAAGGCGACCCAGTGCAAACGCCAAAGTGGCAAACATTTTCAAAGCCGAGTCTGGATTGGTATTGCGCTTATTAGTTGGGCCAATTGGCCTGCCGGGTTCCTTCGGGCCGCGCCACACGGATGGTCCGTCCGTCATCCCTGACAGACAGGTCGAACAGCGCACCGATCAGCCTCAGGCTTTCGACCGGCGTGTCCAGCCGGAAGCGGCCGTTGAACGTCTCGTCGGCCAGCGCCGGATCGGCCAGCCGGATGGGCCGTGCGCTATAGCGACCGAGCCGGGCGACCGCATCGCCCAACCGGATCCGGTCGCCGCTCAGCCAGCGATCCTGCCATCCCTGATAGCGGGCGATGTCGAAGTCGTGCACGACGATTCGCCCCGCACCCGCCTCCGCCCAGTGGCCGCCGGTCACGACCACCGCCGCCTGACCCGGCACGGTCAGCCGCACCCGCCCGCGATAGACGCGCAGCTCGCTATGCCCTGCGCCGCGATCCACGCTGAAATTGGTGCCCAGCGCGACCATCTGTCCCTCCGGCGTGGTGACGGCAAAGGGGCGGGCGGCGTCATGGCGAACCTCGAACCGCGCCGCGCCGCTTTCCAGCGTCAGGTCGCGGCCGCTGTCCGAAAAGGCGATGGCGACGCGGGAGTCGGCGTCCAGCGTCATGTCCGACCCGTCGGGCAGCGCCACCTGACGCTGCTGCCCGACCGTGGAGGCATAGACCCGCTCGACCGTCCCGTCCGGGGTCACGATATGCCAGACGACCGGCACCGCCACGACAGCGGCCAGCGCGGCGGCGAGGCCGACCGCAACCCGGCGACGGGAGCGCATCGTCTCCGATGCGGCCCAGCGGCGCGGTCGTGCGCGGGGAAGGGGCGGGGGAGGCGCAACGTCGCGCGTGGCCTGCTCGACCACATCGAAGAGCGCCGGATCGCCGAGCAGACGCACCATCCGCGACAGAGCCGCGCGGTGCCCGGGGGCCGCGTTCAGCCAGGCGCCCAGATCGGCCCGCGCCTCGGGCGACAGCGTGTCGAGCCGGTCGGCCCAGTCTGCGGCCTGCTCCAGCATGGTGTCGCGATCCGTCATGCGAGGCGACCTCCGCGTACGGGCAGGTCGTCGATGCAGCCGTCCAGATCGATCATCGCGCGGACCAGATGCTTCTTCACCGCTTCGATGCTGAGGCCCATGTCCTCGGCGATCTGCTGGCGCGACTTGCCCTCCAGATGCCGCTCGACAAAGACCGCGCGGCGTCGCGCGGGCAGGCGCGACAGGGCGGCCTGGAAACGGTCGTAACGCTGGCGATAGTCGAGGATCTCGTCGGCCAGCGGCAGGGCGCAGGCGAGTTCGGGATCGACCGGCGCGTGGTTCTCGCTCCCGCGCCGCCCGCGATTGTAGATGACCGAATCCGCCACGCGAAAGCCATAGGCGAGCGGCTGGTCGATGACCTGCTTCCGCTCCTGCTCGATGACCCGCATGATCGCCTCCTGCACGATATCCTCCGCCTGTTCGGGTTCGCGGATTCGCCTGCGGACATAGGTCAGCAAACGCTCGCGCCCCTCCGCGATCCAGGCGTTCGCGGCGGTCATTCGGTCCCGTTCAGGAAGAGCCGGTTGCACCGCATCCGGGGACAATCCTCATCGAAAAAACACCGCGCCAGCCCGTGACGGGCCGACGCGGCACAGGTGCCCTTGATATCCTGCACGGGCCGGACATCAAGGGCGTTCGGGGGGCTGGATCAGAAGGTGACGCGGACACCGCCCAGCAGCGTCGAACCCGAACGGGTCACGACGTACAGACGCCGGGTGCTGTTCGAATATTGCCGCTCGCGCTGATTGGTCAGGTTGATGCCGTTCAGCGTCAGCTGGACGTTCTTCGTGACGGAATAATGCGCCGACATGTCGACATAGACCGTGCCCTCGAACCCGGTCACGTCTTGGTCCGGCCCGAGCGCGGTCAGCACCGGCGAGGCGCTGAAGATATAGCCGCTGCGGTAATTGGCCGAGACGCGGGCGTCGAATGCCTTGTCCTGGTAATAAAGGGTCGCGTTGGCGTTGTACTTGCTCAGCCCCTCCAGCGTGGTCGGGATGCTGCCCTGATAGATTTTCGAATAGTCCAACCGCGAGTCGACATAGGTGAAGTTCACCGCCGTCCCCAGCCGGTCGAAGGGCGCGGGCAGGAACTTGAAGTCGGTCTGGCCGGACAGCTCGATGCCGAACAGGTTGGTCTTCGCCAGGTTGACGGGGCGCGAATAGCTGTCGACCACCGTCGATCCGGTCACGCCCGGATAGAGATTGTCGGGCAGGCCCGTCTGCGAATAGGGCACGTTGTTGACCGTCTGGGTCGAGATATAGCCGTCCAGGTTCTTGTAGAACAGGGCGGCGGCGACATAACCGACCGAGCCGAAATAATATTCGGTCGAGATGTCATAGTCGTTCGACTTGTAGGGGCGCAGGTTCGGGTTGCCGATCGACACGGTGACGTTGCCATTGTCGTTCGTCACCGACCCGTTGACCGCCAGCGCGCCCAGTGCCGGACGGTTGATGTTCTTCGACGCGGCGAAGCGCAGCATCAGGCCCCGGTCCAGCTCGAAGATCAGGTTGGCGGCGGGCAGCACGCCCTCATATTCACCGCGCACCGTAACGGGACCGACATTGGCCGTGCCGTTCGAGGTGACATTGGTGCGATAATAGCGCGCACCGATATTGCCGCGGAACGGG carries:
- a CDS encoding FecR family protein, translating into MTDRDTMLEQAADWADRLDTLSPEARADLGAWLNAAPGHRAALSRMVRLLGDPALFDVVEQATRDVAPPPPLPRARPRRWAASETMRSRRRVAVGLAAALAAVVAVPVVWHIVTPDGTVERVYASTVGQQRQVALPDGSDMTLDADSRVAIAFSDSGRDLTLESGAARFEVRHDAARPFAVTTPEGQMVALGTNFSVDRGAGHSELRVYRGRVRLTVPGQAAVVVTGGHWAEAGAGRIVVHDFDIARYQGWQDRWLSGDRIRLGDAVARLGRYSARPIRLADPALADETFNGRFRLDTPVESLRLIGALFDLSVRDDGRTIRVARPEGTRQANWPN
- a CDS encoding RNA polymerase sigma factor, whose amino-acid sequence is MTAANAWIAEGRERLLTYVRRRIREPEQAEDIVQEAIMRVIEQERKQVIDQPLAYGFRVADSVIYNRGRRGSENHAPVDPELACALPLADEILDYRQRYDRFQAALSRLPARRRAVFVERHLEGKSRQQIAEDMGLSIEAVKKHLVRAMIDLDGCIDDLPVRGGRLA